The Bubalus kerabau isolate K-KA32 ecotype Philippines breed swamp buffalo chromosome X, PCC_UOA_SB_1v2, whole genome shotgun sequence genome has a segment encoding these proteins:
- the F8A1 gene encoding 40-kDa huntingtin-associated protein, with protein sequence MAASAAGLGGGGAGPGPEPGDFLARYRQVSNKLKKRFLRKPNVAEAGEQFAQLGRELRAQECLPYAAWCQLAVARCQQALFHGPGEALALTEAARLFLRQERDARQRLACPAAAGEALQAAAAALGAAVRLHLELGQPAAAAALCLELAAALRDLGQPAAAAGHFQRAAQLQLPQLPLAALQALGHAASCQLLARDYSGALALFTHMQRLARELGGLPSQPPPPQPAAPGPPLPPGAGPPAAAAPAALGAFADVLVRCEVSRVLLLLLLQPPPAKLLPEHAHTLEKYAWEAFDGHGQDSSGPLPEELFLLLQSLVMATHEKDTEAVKSLQVEMWPLLSAEQNHLLHLVLQETVSPSGQGI encoded by the coding sequence ATGGCGGCTTCCGCGGCCGGCCTGGGCGGCGGTGGCGCGGGCCCAGGGCCCGAGCCAGGGGATTTCCTGGCGCGCTACCGCCAGGTGTCCAACAAGCTCAAGAAGCGGTTCCTGCGGAAGCCGAACGTGGCGGAGGCCGGCGAGCAGTTCGCCCAGCTCGGCCGTGAGCTGCGCGCCCAGGAGTGCCTGCCGTACGCGGCCTGGTGCCAGCTGGCGGTGGCGCGCTGCCAGCAGGCGCTCTTCCACGGGCCCGGCGAGGCGCTGGCGCTGACAGAGGCCGCGCGCCTCTTTCTGCGGCAGGAGCGCGACGCGCGCCAGCGCCTGGCCTGCCCCGCCGCCGCTGGGGAGGCCCTGCAGGCCGCTGCCGCCGCGCTGGGCGCCGCCGTGCGCCTGCACCTGGAGCTCGGGCAGCCGGCCGCGGCTGCCGCACTCTGCCTCGAGCTGGCGGCCGCCCTGCGCGACCTGGGCCAGCCGGCCGCCGCCGCTGGCCACTTCCAGCGCGCCGCGCAGCTGCAGCTGCCCCAGCTGCCCCTGGCCGCCTTGCAGGCCCTCGGCCACGCCGCGTCCTGCCAGCTGCTGGCGCGGGACTACAGCGGCGCGCTGGCGCTCTTCACGCACATGCAACGCCTGGCACGGGAGCTCGGCGGCCTCCCGTCGCAGCCCCCGCCCCCGCAACCCGCAGCCCCCGGCCCTCCGCTCCCTCCCGGCGCGGGGCCGCCGGCTGCCGCCGCCCCGGCCGCGCTGGGCGCCTTCGCTGACGTGCTGGTCCGCTGCGAGGTGTcccgtgtgctgctgctgctgctcctgcagcCGCCGCCCGCCAAGCTCCTGCCGGAGCACGCGCACACCCTGGAGAAGTATGCCTGGGAGGCCTTCGACGGCCACGGGCAGGACAGCAGCGGTCCGCTGCCCGAGGAGCTCTTTCTGCTGCTACAGTCCTTGGTCATGGCCACGCACGAGAAGGACACGGAGGCCGTCAAGTCGCTGCAGGTGGAGATGTGGCCCCTGCTGAGCGCCGAGCAGAACCACCTCCTGCACCTCGTTCTGCAGGAAACCGTCTCCCCTTCTGGCCAGGGGATCTGA